A genomic segment from Paenibacillus sp. FSL K6-1096 encodes:
- a CDS encoding transcriptional regulator, whose amino-acid sequence MKIKLGIITPETHMDYFRAIEEEMRPLCQFRFLTISSFRETTDLYLQNLDSVDGFVISGRMLYESIDKDCLDEKVPIHILQDNENLLYRELFRLLVTKPGLDISRVYVDYAYVIDSFREFQQYLTPEGKPVDSGDLFKQAEIMLDNHITLWENKKIDLSITAFGHFVPELQKHGVRYILIRPTLEDVKETISEIINEITILKLKNQRAVVACLSVHNGQPSSAEQLQELKALVGRFLHSVKIADTAQISDGYVRLYTTYGHFMRITANAHNCTLLEYLEGFISGKVKIGWGTGHEYFQANVNATKAHRQAEAYAGSCSFFINEEQKVIGPLRSMNVIQFSEQGDPDILALAKKIGINNINLQRIMSYAEMMRTNKLSSEDVAECLSMTTRGANRILNKIEESNYVQTVFEKRDNTKGRPKKYYELLFLDKEGRKISK is encoded by the coding sequence ATGAAAATCAAGCTGGGTATTATCACGCCAGAGACCCATATGGATTATTTCCGCGCCATTGAAGAAGAAATGCGGCCTTTGTGCCAGTTCCGCTTCCTTACCATCAGCAGCTTCAGGGAAACAACAGACCTCTATCTGCAGAATTTAGATTCGGTGGATGGATTTGTGATCAGCGGCAGGATGCTGTATGAGTCAATAGATAAGGATTGCCTGGATGAGAAGGTCCCGATTCACATTTTGCAGGATAATGAAAATCTTCTGTATAGAGAACTGTTCCGGCTGCTGGTAACAAAGCCAGGGCTTGATATCTCGAGGGTCTATGTGGACTATGCCTATGTTATCGATTCTTTCAGGGAATTCCAGCAATATCTGACTCCTGAAGGAAAGCCTGTTGACAGCGGAGATCTGTTCAAACAGGCGGAAATCATGCTCGACAACCATATCACGCTGTGGGAGAACAAGAAAATCGATCTGTCCATCACAGCATTCGGCCACTTTGTTCCGGAGCTTCAGAAGCATGGAGTCCGATATATCTTAATCCGTCCCACTCTGGAGGACGTCAAAGAGACCATCAGCGAGATCATCAACGAGATTACCATCCTCAAGCTGAAGAACCAGAGGGCAGTTGTCGCATGCCTGTCGGTCCACAACGGGCAGCCGTCCTCCGCAGAGCAGCTTCAAGAGCTGAAAGCCCTGGTCGGCAGGTTTCTGCACAGCGTGAAAATCGCAGACACGGCCCAAATCTCGGATGGCTACGTCAGGCTATACACCACCTACGGACATTTCATGAGGATCACCGCTAACGCGCATAACTGCACCCTGCTGGAGTATCTGGAAGGCTTCATCAGCGGCAAGGTGAAGATCGGGTGGGGCACGGGGCACGAATATTTCCAGGCGAACGTCAACGCCACCAAAGCTCACCGGCAGGCGGAAGCCTATGCGGGAAGCTGCAGCTTTTTCATAAATGAGGAACAGAAGGTGATCGGCCCGCTGCGGAGTATGAACGTGATCCAGTTCTCTGAGCAGGGGGACCCGGATATCCTTGCACTCGCCAAAAAGATTGGAATTAACAACATCAACTTGCAGCGAATCATGTCCTATGCGGAAATGATGAGAACCAATAAATTATCCTCTGAGGATGTGGCTGAGTGCCTGTCTATGACCACCCGGGGAGCAAACCGTATCCTTAACAAAATTGAGGAAAGCAACTATGTACAAACGGTATTTGAAA
- a CDS encoding M20 family metallopeptidase, whose product MFIVIEEAGDYLRMAHQLQDKLVMYRHHLHAIPELDLSLPRTTAYVKEALESIGLKPNPVGESGLTVTIGGQHDGKVVLIRADMDALPISEETELAYASLNGNMHACGHDMHTTMLLGAAEILKANEEQLRGTVKLMFQPGEETLHGAKMMLENGILDNPKVDSAMMLHVLTGMPLPLGQFVVPEDGGAISASSDWFEIIIRGRGSHGAMPEAAVDPLNVAAHLHLALQGILSREISPIDNAVLTIGVMEGGTTNNVIPDTARLKGSVRTFNAALRDKVEARIRAITAGIGETFQAKMEVIYTRGCPEVKTDGGLNEQMRASIANTFGDGSYIGITQLVPGGKLMGSEDFAFVSQAVPSTTVFLNAGNIEEGYGYPVHHPKTMFADEVLHRGAAAYAAFARDWLENNS is encoded by the coding sequence ATGTTCATTGTGATTGAAGAAGCTGGAGACTATTTGCGTATGGCTCATCAGCTGCAGGACAAGTTGGTCATGTACAGGCATCATCTTCATGCGATTCCGGAGCTTGATCTAAGTTTGCCAAGGACAACTGCATATGTTAAAGAGGCGCTGGAGTCGATCGGGCTTAAGCCGAATCCCGTAGGGGAATCAGGGCTAACGGTTACCATTGGCGGACAGCATGACGGGAAGGTGGTTCTGATCCGTGCGGATATGGATGCTCTACCCATTTCAGAGGAAACTGAGCTTGCTTATGCGTCGTTGAACGGGAACATGCATGCCTGTGGTCACGATATGCATACCACTATGCTGCTGGGGGCTGCCGAGATCCTGAAGGCTAACGAAGAGCAGCTTCGCGGGACGGTTAAGCTTATGTTTCAGCCGGGTGAAGAGACGCTGCACGGGGCGAAGATGATGCTGGAGAATGGGATTCTCGACAATCCAAAGGTGGATTCAGCCATGATGCTTCACGTATTGACCGGAATGCCGCTTCCTCTTGGACAATTTGTAGTACCTGAGGACGGCGGAGCGATCTCTGCTTCCTCGGATTGGTTCGAAATCATTATCCGCGGGCGGGGCTCCCATGGCGCAATGCCTGAGGCCGCAGTGGACCCCTTAAATGTAGCGGCTCATCTTCATCTGGCACTGCAGGGTATTCTCAGCCGGGAAATCTCTCCGATTGATAATGCAGTCCTTACCATCGGCGTGATGGAAGGCGGAACTACGAACAACGTAATTCCCGATACGGCCAGATTGAAGGGCAGTGTACGTACATTTAATGCCGCTTTGCGGGATAAAGTGGAAGCCCGTATCCGCGCAATTACCGCAGGTATCGGGGAAACTTTTCAGGCAAAAATGGAAGTGATCTATACGAGAGGCTGTCCTGAGGTGAAAACGGATGGCGGACTCAACGAGCAAATGAGAGCTTCGATTGCAAATACCTTTGGCGACGGTTCTTATATCGGTATAACCCAGCTGGTACCCGGAGGCAAATTAATGGGCTCGGAAGACTTCGCCTTTGTATCCCAGGCCGTACCAAGCACCACAGTATTCCTTAACGCCGGCAATATCGAAGAAGGTTACGGTTACCCGGTACACCATCCAAAGACGATGTTCGCGGATGAGGTGCTTCATAGAGGGGCTGCGGCTTATGCAGCTTTTGCCAGAGACTGGCTTGAAAATAACAGTTAA
- a CDS encoding enoyl-CoA hydratase/isomerase family protein translates to MTERRMIGPTKFEEYSEKYKEFLLMTRRDGILEVRLHTDGGSYTHNWEAHTAWSHAWSDIGRDPENEVMIITGTGDKWLIGDPEVWNTKFMDWPKQKKLEQYHESLRLLENLIFCIDIPTIGAVNGPGTHCELATLCDITICTEDADFFDPHYLGGTPPGDGMLLTLQSMIGFKKAAYYAYTGKNINGQTALDLGIVSEVLPREKLLPRAWELAEMIMQAPRSTRHLSHSIISRPWKQALVADQGFQLAHQMYDMAIDEEGALERLKKMQGRLMGHDVQ, encoded by the coding sequence ATGACAGAGAGACGTATGATTGGACCCACCAAATTTGAAGAGTACTCGGAGAAATACAAGGAATTCCTGCTAATGACCCGCCGTGACGGAATCCTTGAAGTGCGTCTTCACACCGACGGAGGATCGTACACGCACAATTGGGAAGCCCATACCGCCTGGTCTCATGCCTGGTCGGATATTGGCCGTGACCCTGAGAACGAAGTTATGATTATTACGGGAACCGGGGATAAATGGCTGATCGGCGATCCTGAGGTCTGGAATACGAAATTCATGGACTGGCCGAAGCAAAAGAAGCTCGAACAGTATCATGAATCGCTGAGACTGCTTGAGAACCTGATCTTCTGCATTGACATTCCAACGATTGGGGCAGTCAACGGGCCGGGAACGCACTGTGAGCTTGCCACGCTCTGTGATATTACCATTTGTACGGAAGACGCGGACTTCTTCGATCCGCATTATCTGGGAGGCACGCCTCCAGGAGATGGAATGCTGCTCACACTGCAGAGCATGATCGGTTTCAAGAAAGCAGCCTACTACGCCTACACCGGCAAGAATATTAATGGCCAGACCGCATTGGACCTGGGTATTGTCAGTGAAGTGCTGCCCCGCGAAAAGCTTCTTCCACGCGCTTGGGAGCTGGCGGAGATGATTATGCAAGCACCGCGTTCAACGAGACATCTGTCTCACTCTATCATCTCCCGTCCATGGAAGCAGGCTCTGGTCGCCGATCAGGGATTCCAGCTTGCCCACCAGATGTACGACATGGCCATTGATGAAGAAGGAGCGCTGGAGCGGCTGAAGAAAATGCAGGGACGCCTGATGGGCCACGATGTTCAATAG
- a CDS encoding enoyl-CoA hydratase/isomerase family protein has protein sequence MFNRKMTGPTRLEEYSEKYKDLFLMTRRGGILEVRMHTGGGPLQFDWPVQASYGHVWSDIGRDPENEVMILTGTGELWQTGNPEVWTTKFLDWPNQRKLEMYHESLRMIENMVHCLDIPTIGAINGTGAHWQLGTLCDITLCTEDTAFFDAHYLGGVPPGDGIVLALQRILGTKKAAYYAYTGMNITAEEALDLGLVNEVLPREQLLPRAWELAERIMQAPRSVRHLTHSIVSHPWKQALAENQGLQLTHQLVDMAIDEEGIHERLMKLKERFQRNGQ, from the coding sequence ATGTTCAATAGAAAGATGACGGGACCTACCCGGCTGGAAGAATATTCGGAGAAGTACAAGGACTTATTCCTCATGACCCGCCGCGGCGGTATACTCGAAGTGCGCATGCACACTGGCGGGGGACCGTTACAATTTGACTGGCCGGTCCAAGCGTCATATGGTCATGTATGGTCAGATATTGGCCGAGATCCTGAGAATGAGGTGATGATCCTTACAGGGACAGGAGAGCTGTGGCAGACCGGCAATCCTGAAGTCTGGACCACCAAATTCCTGGATTGGCCGAATCAACGGAAGCTGGAGATGTACCATGAATCGCTCCGAATGATTGAAAATATGGTTCATTGCCTGGATATCCCCACGATTGGGGCAATCAATGGCACAGGCGCACACTGGCAGCTGGGGACGCTGTGTGATATTACCCTTTGTACAGAAGACACCGCTTTCTTCGATGCCCATTATCTGGGCGGTGTACCGCCTGGAGACGGAATCGTCCTGGCACTTCAAAGGATACTGGGAACCAAGAAAGCGGCATACTATGCATACACGGGGATGAACATTACTGCAGAGGAGGCACTAGACCTCGGTCTGGTCAATGAGGTGCTGCCTCGTGAGCAGCTTCTCCCGCGCGCGTGGGAGCTGGCTGAGAGAATCATGCAGGCGCCCCGCTCGGTGAGACATCTTACGCATTCGATTGTGTCGCACCCGTGGAAACAAGCATTGGCAGAGAATCAGGGACTCCAGCTTACTCACCAATTGGTTGACATGGCGATTGATGAAGAGGGGATTCATGAGCGGCTGATGAAGCTTAAGGAACGTTTTCAGAGGAATGGGCAGTAA
- a CDS encoding L-serine ammonia-lyase, with protein MRSLTELFKIGSGPSSSHTMGPEKAAGIFKSENEDADQFKALIYGSLAKTGKGHMTDKAIIRAWSPASAEVEFVPQPDFVLSHPNTMDLFAYKDGQQTNSMRVVSIGGGDIVIEGREEVRGPDVYPENSFADISAYCKANHIRLSDYVELHEGEQIWDFLQGIWEAMKRSIEEGLSVTGILEGGLNVERKAKYLYQQRDMDESPETRENRIVSAYAFAVNEQNAAAGTVVTAPTCGACGVVPASLRYMQEKLQVPDEQILRALAVGGLIGNLVKHNASISGAQCGCQAEVGTACSMAAAALAELSGMEIDQIEYAAEVAMEHHLGLTCDPINGLVQIPCIERNAVGAMRAINALSLAKFLSGTRKISFDLVVQTMYETGLDMNSRYRETSEGGLAKFYNMGS; from the coding sequence ATGAGATCGTTGACTGAGCTATTTAAGATTGGCAGCGGACCGTCCAGCTCTCATACCATGGGGCCGGAGAAAGCGGCCGGCATCTTCAAGTCGGAAAATGAAGACGCAGACCAGTTCAAGGCACTAATCTATGGTTCCCTTGCCAAAACAGGCAAAGGCCATATGACGGACAAGGCTATTATTCGCGCATGGTCACCCGCTTCAGCGGAGGTTGAGTTTGTTCCGCAGCCGGATTTTGTTCTGTCCCATCCCAATACGATGGACTTGTTCGCTTACAAAGACGGTCAGCAAACCAATTCCATGCGTGTTGTCAGTATCGGCGGCGGGGACATTGTGATTGAGGGGCGGGAGGAGGTGCGGGGACCCGATGTCTACCCGGAGAACAGCTTTGCCGATATTAGCGCCTATTGTAAAGCGAACCATATCCGCCTAAGCGATTACGTCGAGCTGCATGAAGGCGAACAGATCTGGGATTTCCTCCAGGGAATCTGGGAAGCGATGAAGCGGTCGATCGAAGAAGGGCTGTCTGTCACAGGTATTCTGGAGGGCGGCCTGAATGTTGAACGCAAGGCGAAATATCTGTATCAGCAGCGGGATATGGATGAGAGCCCGGAGACGCGGGAGAATCGGATCGTCAGCGCTTACGCTTTTGCCGTCAATGAACAGAATGCGGCCGCCGGTACAGTCGTAACGGCTCCAACCTGCGGGGCCTGCGGTGTTGTGCCCGCCTCGCTCCGTTACATGCAGGAGAAGCTGCAGGTCCCGGACGAACAGATTCTCCGCGCGCTGGCCGTCGGGGGACTCATTGGCAATCTGGTCAAGCATAACGCCTCAATCAGCGGCGCCCAGTGCGGCTGCCAGGCGGAGGTGGGGACGGCTTGCTCGATGGCAGCGGCTGCACTGGCTGAACTGTCCGGGATGGAGATCGACCAGATCGAGTATGCGGCGGAGGTTGCGATGGAGCATCACCTGGGGTTAACCTGTGATCCGATTAACGGACTGGTTCAGATCCCTTGCATTGAGCGGAATGCGGTCGGTGCGATGCGGGCGATCAATGCGCTGAGTCTGGCCAAATTCTTGTCGGGTACCCGTAAAATATCCTTTGATCTGGTTGTACAGACCATGTACGAGACTGGCCTGGACATGAACAGCCGTTACCGCGAAACTTCAGAGGGCGGGCTTGCCAAGTTCTACAACATGGGCAGTTAA